The Candidatus Hinthialibacter antarcticus nucleotide sequence TATTTTAAAGCCTTGAGTGAATCAGAATCGGCGGATGGAGAGTAATGCAAGAATTCTTTGAATGGCTCAGCGGAGGCCGCAGCCAGGGGCTGGATTCGCTGCAATTTGACTTATCGTTTCCATTCGGATTTGGATGGGCGTTGGTCATATTGATTGCGTGCGGCGCGCTGGCGTCTTTTTTCTATTGGCCCCAATTACAGCGTCAATCCAATTCGCTTCGCTATACATTGGTCGGGCTAAGGACGGCTTCCGTCCTGCTGATATTATTTTTACTGATGGATCCCTGCATCGTCGGACAGCGCATCCAGCCGGGCGAACAAACGGTGGTTTTGTTATTTGACGACTCCAAAAGTATGCAAGTGCGCGATATGGATGGGGCGTCTCGCGCCGCCCGCCTGACGCAGCGTTATGCTCAAGAAAAAGAACATTTCGAAGAGCAGCTCAAGCAGCGTTTTAACGTCGCCAAATATCGGTTCGGCGCTTCGATTGACGCAGTCGGCGACGTTAGCCAGAACCGCTTTGAGCAACCGCAGAGCGATCTGGCGCAAGCCCTGACGCGAACGCAGCAGGAAAATCAGGCCGCAAACATTGCCGCCGTTGTCTTGTTTTCCGACGGCGCTCAGAACGCGGACGGCCCGCTTGGTCTTGAGGACGCGGCGAGCCGGATTTCTGCGCCGGTCTATGCGGTCGGTGTTGGCGAAGACGCCGAATGGAAAGACGCCCGCATCCGTTCGCTCAGCGTGAATCGGACCCATTTTGACAACAGCCCGGTCAGTCTTGCGGTGGATATTCAAACAGAAGGCCTCGACGGCGAAACGCTCCTGCTTGAGTTGTTGGAAGACGGGCGGGTGATCCAGACAAAGACGGTTGATATTGAAACGGCATTGCAATCAAACCAGATTGCAATTGACTTTACGCCGCAAAAAAAGGATTGGGTTGAATATCAAACCCGGATTTCGATTGAAGGACAAACGGTTGATGCGCCGCCCGGCGAAGAGAATTCTATACGTTCTGATGAGACCATTATTCAAAATAACGCGCGCTCGTTTGTGATTGATAACCGCAAGACGGAATACAAAATTTTGTTTTATAGCGGGCGCCCCAACTGGCAGCATAAATTTGTGCGCCGGGCGTTGCTTGAAGACGAACAACTCAAAACCGCCAGTTTGATTTTAATCTCAAAAGCCGAGCGCCAGTTTGTTTTTCGCGGCGCGCGCACAACGACCACCAACCCATTGTTTGACGGTTTCGATCAAGACCAGGACAAGTACGGGCGCTATGACGAACCCATCTTTTTGCGTTTGGGCGTCAGCAAAGATGAATTGACGAACGGGTATCCGCGCGAGGCGAAAGAACTATTTGCGTATGATCTGGTCATCTGGAACGAAGCCGATTTGGGCGACCTGAGTTTAGAGCGGCTTGAATTGACCCGTGAATTCGTCGATAAGCGCGGCGGCGCATTTCTGTTGATCGGCGGCGAAAATATATTTCGTGATGACAAACTCGCCAGCAGCCTCATCGAACCGATGCTGCCCGTTTTGGCGACGCAAATTCGCGGTGACAGTGTCAGAGACCAGGAGCGATTTTCGGTTGAAGCCACCACCGAAGGGTTTGTGTCCGGCGCGTGGACGCTCGACCCCGATAAAGATATGAACCAATTGCGGTGGAGTGAAATGCCCGCGTTGTTTCGATATCATCCATTTCAATTGACGCGGGCGGGCGCGGTGGTGATGGCGCAAGTCCAAGCGTCGGCGGATGGCGCCCGGCAAGCGCCGTTCTACGCGGTGCAACGCTACGGCGCCGGTAAAAGCGCGGTCTTGTCGTCGCCCGAAACCTGGCCCTGGCAAATGAAAGCCGACTTGGAGGACGACTCGCATGAACAACTGTGGCGGCAGATTGTCCGTAATCTGGTCTCCAATGTTCCGCAGCCGATTGCGCTGGTATCGGTCGAAAGCGCGTATCCGGTCGAGACGCCGATTGTGTTGGACGCATTGGTGCGCGATGAACAGTTTGACGCGCGAGAAGGCGCACAGACGGATATGACAATAACGGCGCCGTCGGGGCAAGAATATGTTCTCGGCGTTGAAGAATCGCTGGATGAGATGGGTGTGTATCAAGGCGAGTTTACGCCGACTGAGGTCGGCATGTACCGCTTGTTGATCGAAGCCTCGGCGGAAGAACCCGACGATATCGGAAACCGCGAGTATGCCTTTCTGGTCGAGCCGGATTTAAGCGAATTCCAAAATGCAAAATATGATCCGTCTACGTTGCAATTGGTCGCTGACCAGACGGGCGGCGAGTTGTTGACGTTAAATCAACTGGCTGAAATCCCAAAGAAAATTCCATTCATCAATCAAGAAAAATCCGAGTGGGTCCGGCTGCATTTATGGCACAACCCGCTGTTTTACTTATTGCTGGTTGGGTTGCTGTGCGCGGAATGGTATCTGCGCCGTACGCGCGGGGAGGCGTAAGATGATGAAGCGAATTGCAACGTATGCCTTTCATATCAGTTTGATTTTTATTTGTTTGATTGATCATGCTGATGCTAATCAGGCGGCGTTGATTATTTGCGGCAGCGGCGGCGAGGCGGAATTCGAAGAACGCTTCGCAGACTGGGGCAAGCGGCTTCAAAGCGCCTTCGTTGAACAATTTGGTTTTGAACCAGACCAAGTCGCGCTTCTGACGGAGCGCCCTGAAGACCCGGGCGCTATATCCAACTTAATCAATATTGAACGTGAAATTCAGAAATTAGCGGCGCCGCAAATGAAGAGGGAGGCGGTTTGGATTTTTCTGATCGGTCACGGAAGTTTTTTTGCGCAGCAGGCGAAGTTTCATGTCCCTGGAATGGACCTGACGGCGGAGCAACTTAATGAATGGCTGCGCGAAATCAATGCGCAACATCTTGTGGTACTCAATGCGTCATCCAGCAGCGCGGGTTTTATCAATGCGCTCAGCGGGCCGGGGCGAATCATTTGCACTGCGACGAAAAGCGTCAGCGAAAAAAACGCGACCGGGTATATGCGCTTTTTTCTGGAAGGAATCGAAAGCGGCGGCGCTGACCGCAATTTTGATGAGCGAATTTCTTTTCTTGAAGCCGCGTCCCGCGCGTCAGAACTCACCCAGGCGTGGTATGACTCCGAAGGGCTTATTGCAACTGAGCATTCGCTGCTTGACGACAATGGAGACCAACTCGGGTCGCGCTTGCCAATTGAAGCGCTTGATTCTCGAGATCAAGACGGCAATGTGGCGGCGACGCGTTTTCTGAAAGAATTTTCCTTCCCAGATGACGCGCCGAATGAATGGGTCCAAAACTATCAGGCAACAATGGCTGAAATTTTTGCATTAAAATCTCAAAAAGAGGCGTATGGCGCAGAGGCCTATTACGCGAAGCTCGAACAGCTATTCATCCACGCAGCGACAATCAACCGTCAGATACGCCAATATAAACCCTCCAATTAAATTTAGTGATTAAATTTTTGTCGACCGATCCAGGCGCAGATAGCATGTATGTGTTATATTTTTAAAAGAGATCAAGCGATTTGTTCTTTTTGGATGAATCTTTTTTGTCTAACAGCCGTATATAGAGAGTGCGCCTATTCATTGGGGAGATGAAGAATGAACCGAAAAATTACTTATTTTCTTGTTTTATTGTCGCTGTTTCTAACTTCAGCAAACGCCGACGTGGTTATCAACGAAATTCATTACAATCCTGCGGAACCGGGTTTTGAAGCCGGGTCGTTGCAAGAATTTATTGAATTGTATAACCCGCAGTCAACGCTCATTGATCTATCCGGCTATCAGTTTACCAATGGAATCACCTATGTGTTTCCCGATGGGACGATAATGGGTGCGAATGAATACATTGTATTAGCGCGCGATCCGGCAGACCGGTCTTGGCGCGGCAGATACTCGCCTGACTTGGGGCCGTATGAAGGGCAACTTTCAAATAGCGGCGAGCGCATTCGCTTGGAGCGACCGGATGGTACGATTGTCGAGAATTTTGAGTACCATGATGGCCCGCCCTGGCCGAGAACTTCAGACGGCTATGGTTCTTCGTTAGAACGCATTCAATGGGACCTGCCTTCCGCAGACTTTCACAGTTGGCGGGCTTCGCTTCAGACCGACGGTACGCCGGGTGAAATCAATACCGTCGCCAATGTATTGCCTCGTCCAATGATTATTGGTCACCAGACATTCCCCGCGCATCCGACTTCTGGGGATGCGGTTGCGGTTCAGCTTCACATCGACGCCGCTGACACAATTGATTCCGCGACGTTGCAGTGGGAGGTCGCCAACCAAAGGTCTTCTGGCTCAAACCCGAACCAACCAGAATTTTTAGTGCAAGGTTTTGATCGGTTTCGATATTTTAAGGGAACGAGCGACCCTTCGCCTGGTTTGGAATGGACGCAACCAGAATTTGACGATTCTCAATGGCGCGCCAGTAACGGCGGCTATGGTTATGGCAACGTCGATTTTGTCAGTACGCAATTGGACGACATGCGGGATTCATATACTACGGTGTATATCCGTCGGGCATTCAATGTGCAGGATGTGGATGAATTAGAAACGCTTCTACTCTATACGTTCTACAGCGGCGGTTTTGTCTGTTACATCAATGGGACGGAGGTCGCCCGCGATAATATTGCGGGTGAGGTTCAATTCGCTTCTACCTCGTCAAGAGTGAATAATGCAAACAATCCATCTCTCATTACCATCGAAAATGCCAATGAAGTTTTGGTTGAGGGCGAAAACACAATCGCCGTAGTCGGTCTTGCGCGGCGGTTGAATCTAACGTCTTTCTTGATTGCCGTCTTCTTGCTTGAAGGCGAGCGCCGCGAAGGCTCCGACGAGGGAAGTCATCGCATTGAAATGAACAAGATTAGTACGAGCGACGATGTCGCGATTTATGAGGCTGTCATCCCGCCGAATTTATCGCAATCGTTGGTGCGGTTTAACGCCGCGCTTTCTTTAAGCGATGGCTCGTCTTTGATCCTGCCGCATATCACCACGCTTCGACCATTTGAATCCTACTTTGTTTATGACGGTGAAGTAGAATCAAAACTGCCGATTCTCTGGCCCTATCACGCCTCGGTTTCGCAGTTGACTGAATTTGAACGCTCCGTCACTGGTATGGTAATTCTACCGACGGACGCTGTTTCTCCCTTGGTATTTGACGGCGCACTGGTTTATCCATCACGCGGCGGGACGAAGTTGAAATTCCTGAAGGGCGAAGAATACCGCAACGACCGTACGCTCAACATGATGCCGGAGCGGCCAACCGGCGGAACAACAGCGGGTTCTAGTTCGCCGCACCGTGAACATCTGGGCTATTGGTTTTTCAAGCGCTTCGGCGTGCCTGCGCCGAGAGCTGAATGGCATCGTGTTATCACTAGCGGTGAACATACCCAACAGGTAGTGTTTCAGCAAATCAACGAGCGCTTTTTAGAAATGAACGGCTTAAATCCTAATGCGGACCTATTCAAGCGAAATTACGTTAACCCAAAGTGGGAGCCGCATACCAACAAAGAAAACGGTACGGATGCGATTGATGCGCTGGAGCGGGCAATTCGCCAACGTAATGACGACGATTTGCGGGCCGCGATTGAAGCCAATCTGGTGGAAGAAGAATTTTTGAGCTATAGCGTCGCCTCTGTCCTCACAAGCAACTGGGACGGTTTCCACAACAATCACTGGATGTATCTCGACCCGGATACGCAGAAGTGGCAGATGATCCCTTGGGATTTAGATAAAGCCTGGGGATTTACCGACAGCAATTCGATGTTTGTCCGTATGCCGGTTGAGTTTCCCTTAAACGGCAGTGCCCAACACGCCGGGCGCGAGCCAGGCCCGATTACCGGATGGGTCCATCGGGACGCTACTTATGATGAAGCCTATCGAAACCGCTTACAGTATGAATTGACCCATACGTTCACCGAAGAATTCATGGGGACCAAAATTAACGAAGTCAGAGACTATTTGCTCGAAGATTTAGACTTGCTTGAAAGTCATATCGGCGATTCGCGCAATGAGCGCCGCGAGCAGATCAATGACTCAACTCAAACGATCTTAGACTTTGTCCAATTGCGCCGCGACTATCTGGTTGGTGAATTAGGAACGCCGATTCAGAACTGGGATATCTATTAAGGTTCTTCCCGTATTTGGGTGCTTTATCACAAATTGAATTGCGTTTTTTTAACGCTTTTTCGTGAATTCTTGATCTTTCGCTGTATCAGGCATGAGTACAACTCTGCTTGCTTCAGTGCGGGCTTTCACGCCCTTATGCACAGGCGCTCCCAGAGTTCCACCCATACCTGATTGGTTTGTCAATTTTTGAAATGCCGGAGCCCGTTTCTGAATCCAAAAAATGGCCATCCATCAAGGTAGGTACTCACTTACCGGATGAACCTCTATTAATAAAACCGAAATGGACCGACACCCCGACCGGTCCGGCGTCATAGATGCCGGGCCGGTTGCCGTTATATGGAGTAATCTTGTATAGTTGAACGGCTGTATTCAATTGAGTGAGTTTTGATCGAATTGGAGAAGGAAATGAAAAATACTGGACAAAAATTTTATGCTTTAACGCGAGCGCTGCTCGTTATTTCTGCCATCGCTTGCACGATGAATATTGTGACTGCCGGGCAGTCAAACATGCGGCTCTGGTATGAACAACCCGCAAAAGAATGGGTGGAGGCCTTGCCCGTCGGCAATGGACGCCTGGGCGCAATGGTTTTCGGCGGCGTGGAGCAAGAACGCATTCAGTTTAATGAAGACACGCTATGGAAAGGCGTTCCCCGCGATTATATCAATCCAAAAGCGTTGGAGACACTGCCGAAAGTGCGCCAGTTGTTGTTTGAAGGAAAACAACGCGAGGCGCAAGAAGTCGCCAACGACATGATGAGCCTGCCGCTTAATCAAGAGGCTTATCAACCGTTCGGCGATGTCAATCTTACATTTCCTAAACACCAATCCGTCGAAAATTATGAGCGCGAACTCGATTTAAACACAGCAGTCGCAACCACCACCTATAAAGTGGGCGATGTGACATACAAGCGCGAAGTATTTTCGAGTTTTCCCGATCAGGCCATTGTTATTCGGCTCTCGGCTGATCAGCCAAATGCCATTGATTGTTCAATGGCCCAATCTACGCCGCATCCTTACGTCGATGTTTTGAACACCATTCAAGACGGCGCGGGATTAGTCGTATTGACTGGTCGGCTGGACGGCTACGACCATCCCCCGACAAAATCCTATAAACCAAGTTGCTTGCGCTTTGAATCACAGTTGCGCATCGAAGTAAAAGACGGAAACCTTGCGATCACAGATGAAGGCATTGATGTGGTCGGCGCGTCGGAAGTAATTTTAAAACTCTGCGCCGCGACCAGTTATAAAAACTATCGTGACATTGGCGCCAATCCCTCCCGCCTGTGCGATGAGTATATGCGTCCTGTCGCGGAGAAGTCATTTGATGATTTAAAGCAAGCCCATGTCGCTGATTATCAAAACCTGTTCAACCGCCTTTCAATTGATCTCGGCGAGACGGATGCAGCCAAACAGCCGACCAACGAGCGCATAAAGCAATTTAGCGAACAAGCCGACCCGCAGTTGGTCTCGCTTTATTATCAGTATGGACGTTATTTGCTCATCAGTTGCTCGCGTCCCGGCAG carries:
- a CDS encoding CotH kinase family protein, translated to MNRKITYFLVLLSLFLTSANADVVINEIHYNPAEPGFEAGSLQEFIELYNPQSTLIDLSGYQFTNGITYVFPDGTIMGANEYIVLARDPADRSWRGRYSPDLGPYEGQLSNSGERIRLERPDGTIVENFEYHDGPPWPRTSDGYGSSLERIQWDLPSADFHSWRASLQTDGTPGEINTVANVLPRPMIIGHQTFPAHPTSGDAVAVQLHIDAADTIDSATLQWEVANQRSSGSNPNQPEFLVQGFDRFRYFKGTSDPSPGLEWTQPEFDDSQWRASNGGYGYGNVDFVSTQLDDMRDSYTTVYIRRAFNVQDVDELETLLLYTFYSGGFVCYINGTEVARDNIAGEVQFASTSSRVNNANNPSLITIENANEVLVEGENTIAVVGLARRLNLTSFLIAVFLLEGERREGSDEGSHRIEMNKISTSDDVAIYEAVIPPNLSQSLVRFNAALSLSDGSSLILPHITTLRPFESYFVYDGEVESKLPILWPYHASVSQLTEFERSVTGMVILPTDAVSPLVFDGALVYPSRGGTKLKFLKGEEYRNDRTLNMMPERPTGGTTAGSSSPHREHLGYWFFKRFGVPAPRAEWHRVITSGEHTQQVVFQQINERFLEMNGLNPNADLFKRNYVNPKWEPHTNKENGTDAIDALERAIRQRNDDDLRAAIEANLVEEEFLSYSVASVLTSNWDGFHNNHWMYLDPDTQKWQMIPWDLDKAWGFTDSNSMFVRMPVEFPLNGSAQHAGREPGPITGWVHRDATYDEAYRNRLQYELTHTFTEEFMGTKINEVRDYLLEDLDLLESHIGDSRNERREQINDSTQTILDFVQLRRDYLVGELGTPIQNWDIY